The Parus major isolate Abel chromosome 8, Parus_major1.1, whole genome shotgun sequence nucleotide sequence ttttcatatgtttgtGCATTTATCTATCTGATGGATCCAGCAGAAATGAAAGTAGCATATAAGAAGTGTGTCCTCTTAATACTTACTGACTTCTGAATTCCATTTTGAAGGCACTGTTGTCTAATTAACTTGAGAACATCTTGCTTTTacaggggagaaagaaagaaaaatatgcataattTGTGtagagagaaagcagagcaaaccatttctttaaaaagaacagcaacaaTTGTTACATTGACTGTGTTTTCTTGCTGCCTTATGTGTACTTTCTGATCTGGAAGTTTTCAGGAGCTACTAAATTACAACACATGGGAGGAATAACTGtttaccttttttccccatgtaCATTTATGAACCTGGAGAAATGTTTATCTAGCTGGATAATTATCtagaggtttttgttttttttagtgatGAGCATTTTGTATAAGGCTTTGGTGTCAGAAATTTAGAAGTTGCTTAGCCAAAGTGTGTTTATTGGAACATTAGCAAGTGGTTAGGGAGGAACATCCCAGTGCTCTAAAATCTACTGAATCCATCTAAAACAGACTTTAGACTTCGTTCCAAAGTGTTGGTTGAAACAAAGGGGCCTTCTTTTCTGTCAGGTGGAAAGTTTGTTTCCCTGAAGTATCATTGTTCCTGTAACAGCTGATGGGTTGTGCTGTCCAAATCTTTAGCATCCAAGCTGGATTTAAAGTTTCCAGCAGTGAGAGATAACTAATGCTATTATGTGCCTTCTTAGTGTGCAGTGGAGGTGGGGTGAGGGGACAATTAGTTTGTTCTTTCTTTCGTGTGGGTGGCTTCCCTTTAGTTTCCAGAGGGACAGTGCTGTACTGAGTGGCTGTGCCAACAAGGGTAAGGCTTCTCCTATTTGTTTCCTTCAACAATTTTGGAGTTCCTGCAAGGAAGCAAGCAATTTGCTAGGGAAAGGCAGTATTACTAAATGTATAAGTTAATATAAATGGttaaatatctatttaaatttCCTTTGCCCTCTGCCTATATATCCTCTCTAGAGCCTTTGTAATACATCTCTTTAAGTAACAATCCCATTTAGACAGAAATATGTTCAAACTTCATATAAGTTTACGATAATAAAATTGCTTCCTGGTTACGTATGGCAGGAAAAAGTATTTGGcttgctctgttttctctgatgTACATCAACAGAAACAACTAGTTATCTACTAGTATGAgtctttattttcatgtgtgcATGGCATTTTGGCTTTAGTTCATGGTTTACAAGATAGTTAAGGCTAAATATAGAAAGATGCATCATTTTTACAGAATACtatttgctgtgtttattgCGCTCTCAATTCATTGtaaagaagtagaaaaattTCACTTGGTTCAAGTTCAGTAGTCACTCTCCTGTGCCTTCTTTAACCTTCTAGCTGTATTAGCTGCTTTTGTTAATCTAAAATGCTCTTGCTATTTTAGGAGATGCCTACGTAACACACATTGCTAGCAATTGTACTAAATACTTTGCTGCTGAACCAGTTACTCAGGTACCCAGCCTGTCTCTGTTGCTATGGGAGATTGGAAGACTATTACTGTGCCGGTGCTGTCACCAGGTAAActgggaatattttaaattttgttgaTCTGCTGATTTTACCAGCGATGCTATAGCAGCTAAGGAGAGAGACTGGAGTCTTGTGCGTGACAAATTTGAATAGTTAAACAGCATGGTAAATAATACAAGCAGTGCTTTGTCTTGGATTGAGTTCTTACAGAAATGCTAATGTAAAATACTGTACTTGCATATGTATAGAAAGGTTAAGAGCTTGCagtcacattttatttattataatcaTATCTGTCAATGTATCTTGTGTTTTCAAAGATTTCTGTGCTTGTTCTATATTCTTTTGCTTCATAAATTGGTTACAAATTTGTTAAAGGAGTAAATACCTTCTTGCCTATTTCTGCCTAGTGGAAGAGTACAGCATATACTTAATAAGTATAATAATATCATACATTCTGTAAGAATTTTACTGAATGCACATCTCTTGCACCCTTGTTGTAGTAAGTCAGTAAAAAGGAAGCATGGTCAGTTTTTTCTTGGTGGATGAGTAACACTTGAAAGGTACAACACTCCAAAATGTTATTGACTAAATCTTCAGTGgaagtttcttttttatatatattgtgAATTGTTTAATGTCATTCTTGATCAAATTCTGAGCTCTAGAATctaaatttctgtaaataactTGTGTACATAAGGCTTTGGTTTTTATGTGATGTGTTAAAATAATAGCTGATTTCTTcttcatgtttaatttttagatAGCAAAAATACACTTCCATATACCTCAGAAAGCAAGAGATCTCCTACAAGCATGAGCTCACAAGTGCTACGCTTGTCACTGCCTTCATCCAAAAACATGCACAGCTTTTTCGGTGCCTTCTGCACAGAAGAGAATATTGAACAGAGTATATCCTATATTGATAGGGTAAGCCAGATCTTTCTGTTTATTGGAGATTGTCACCTGCAAACAATTGATTATGGTAAAAAAAGATTGACAGGATTAATAAGGCTTCTTTGTCAGTGCCCAGCAGCTGAAGTTGGTGGGAAGTAAGATTTTCCCCCTACATACAGGTTTCACCTAATACTGTTCTTCCTTTGGAGAATGATGAGAGATTGATCCAGTTATTGATCtcattttccccctctcccctcttGTCTTTTACCAGGAATTGACAACATTGGGATTTCCTTCTATTTATGCGGAGTccagaggaaaagaattaaatttaatatctATCATAAATTGCATGAATGGATTGCTTGTACTGCAGCACAAGAACCTTCGAGCTCAGGAAGAAGTAGAAATGCAGCATCTGAAACTGGGAAGTGATATGGATCACTTACAGAACTGCTATGCTAAGTTAAAGGTAGAAAACAAGATCATTCCACTAGAATTATGCAGCTCTCTGCATTCTTAACAGCAagtcctttttttattttttgtttcctacCCAGTACTAATTTGCagttgcattttcatttttattttggggtttttgaagtattttttttccaaatgaaaatgcCTTAAAGTTAATGAAATATGAGTTAATAAGAAAACTTCCAATTGCTTAGAATTTTAGCCTCCTTAACCAAGGAAGGGGAAAGACTGAATTGGAAGTGTTAATGTACACTGAGTATTAAATGCTTCAGTTCCTATTAGCATTTTAGCATTGCTTAAAAGGGTATGCCCAGCTCTAAAAGATAAATCCCCAATATAATTGTAACAGGTAAAAGCACGGATAACTCTTCTAGTGCAGGGTTTTTATTAGTCTTTTTCCATATCATTAGCTTTCgtatgtgttttttttgttgttgttggatTTCTTGAGCATCCAGCTATAAAGTCTCTTTGTAAGAATTGCTCAGAATCTATTGTTAAACCAGAAGTTACTAAGCTTCATTTTATCACAGGGTAAACACATGCTTAAGGCCAGCCCCTGTGGAGTAGCTGATATATTGTAAGTTCCTGGGTGCACTTGTATGTGCAGTCCTATTAGAAAAGACTTGACTTTCTCTTAATtctgttaagaaaataaaatagaaaaaaagagaaaatatttcagtgcatgACTCAGTGCTTTTTTCGGTTTGCTTTTCACTTAGGCTGGTTGGCACCTTCTCCCTGAGAAGTACTGCTGTGGATTTTCAAAATCATACTAGCCCTTTTGCTGAGATTGGTCATTCATGTAGAAGGATTTTGATGACATTAAAAGTTATCTGTAACTGCACTGATTTTTATACCAACACTATAAAATGTGAAGTTCTAAAGCACTCCAGTTACTTTGCCTAGATGAATAGCTTTAAGGGGAGAGGGAAATCTAGTGCTACATAAATCCCAGAGCATTTACTTTGGCTGTCAGCTTGTGAGATTTCTCATGTAGATTCTTTCAGATCCATACAGCAATCCTCCTGACTTGCACTATTGTGTCACCTGTATTTCACTGTGGTTTGTTAAGAAGTTCTTGTTGCTGAAATATATCTGCACATTTGTACCTCACTTTGCATATGAAGGAAAAGCTTGTATATAGTATTTGGATGTCATTTAAGCTGCCAATTTCAGGTCTGAGTCTTATTTGTGGacaaaactttctgaaatgctAGTTTTGCATTGTCTGTTATGATGAGCTCATCCATCTGTCCTTCTCTGTGTATGTGAGATGTTCCATTTGCATTGTTATGGTCAGTCTGTATATCTGTGTTAATTGAACCCTCAATTATTCAACAAAAATGCTCCAGTAAAACTGTAGTTCCAAATTCATCCAGGCTGCTTAGTATCCACCTCACTCTCACAGTACAGATATGCTTACAGAATCCTGACTTAATGAAAAAGTCCTAATTGTAAAAGttaatatcttttaaataccaaGCCATATCTCAAGTGACGTGGTTTGGCAATTTGATTAACgtggcttgtttgttttggttggttgggttttttttagatcTTATGCTTTTAATTCTTATTGATACTGAACTATCAACACTTTTTCTAGGAACAGTTGGAATTATCTAAAAGGGAAGTAGTTGGGCTTCAGGAAAGAGACAGACAACTGCAAAGCAAGAACAGAAATTTGCACCAGttacttaaaaatgaaaaggatgaAGTGAGTTGTTTTGTACATTAACCCAAGTCATTATATAGatattgaagattttttttttcttccttgcacaGAGTGCTGTAATTGCTCattttgaatgtgtttttttgttggtaaATGTTGTCTTTCAAGGTGACTGGCATGTTGCATATAGATAAATAGATTCTGTAAGGGAGAGGTCAAAGTTGCAACAATAGTAGAGACtactgcagaaatgcagatgtgcagtttttttagattttctgtACAGCTATAACTTTGAATGTTCAGATATACCAAAAAGTAGGAGGGGCAACAGGATTCTGTCACTTACTCAAACATTTGTGTATAGAggcttttggggttttcttatTGTATTATAGAGGGAAGCAAAGGACCAATAAGGGAGGTGGGGGAAACCCAGCTCAAAAACACAATCTCATTAAGCATAAATATCTTGAAACAATATCAGAAAACGCTTTGACACCCATGACACTTCTTAGTTTGGGATTTGTTTCCTGTatgctccttccccagcattGTACTTCACATGGCTCCTATGTTTTTGTGAATGTGGCTCCTCCAAGTTTCTGTGAACGTTCTGTGTTCATAAACATATTCATATAGTTGGGAGTCACAGAACTAACTGTACATAGTGAACTTCCTAAAGTTCCAGCTTAAGATACTGAATTTGCTGTATGTTTGTAAGGTTAAATCGGAAAATTTTAGAAACTCCAAACAACACAACCCTAGGAATTGATAATAATTGtcaaaaatttgctttatggtattttaatgtttctttagACCAAATGGAATAGTCTGTGTTTCAATGTCCTGCTGCCCCAAGGaggaggagattttttttaatgtaagcCTAACAAGCTTGCTTTAGAATTGGAGTAAACCTAGATCCTGGACATGAATTACTGAAAGTAAAGATGTATCTCTCTGCTGTGTTCAGTAAATGTGTTAAAGGTTGTGTGACTTATCAGAGCATGAATTCAGTTGTACTTCAGAGGAATTATAGTATTTTAATCTGCTGCTTTTGATGTGGGTTTTTGCTGAAAAGAAACTACCTCAGAGATAAGTCTGAGATCAGAATCCATGGGGTGGGAGAGCTCTTCTGATTCTTTTTGGCACTTCCTTTCACCAGAAGTACATTTTAAtagaagttttgttttgcttcgtgcattttggttttctgaagAAATCAATGTTTGTACTTTAGTTCAAGAAACAGCCTTTTGTGGCATTGCTTTTAGGTCCAGAAGTTGCAGAACATAATTTCAAGTAGAGCTACACAATACAATCATGAtatgaagaggaaagagagagaatatAACAAATTAAAGGAACGCTTACATCAGTTAGTCatgaataaaaaagacaaaaagttaGGTAAGTAGTGCCTTTGAATTTTACAATAGCAAAATTAGCATATTCTATATGTTCCAGAGCCAGTTTTAAGCATTTTCGTCTTTAAAGACAACGCGACCCTCTTGCAGATTTTATTTGGATGTTAGGATGTTAAAGATGCAATATTTCATGTTAACTGACTGTGTAAGATTTTTCTGTACTGTGTTCCATAAGATCACTTATCAAACATGAACCAAATGCTGATGTTTACCAAATGAGGCAGAGTTGGTtctttggtggcttttttttttttactttactaaGGAAAATTTATTCCTAGGATTCCATAGGAATCAATGCCTATGCTAGAACCGTCTCTCCTCTATTTTTTTACTACTGTTGCTGCCACAAGATTTTGGATAATGTCATAAACACTGTATTGTTCCAAGCAGTTGCCATCAGGAAGGCACACTGTGAGCTTTTTACTTTGGAGGTACTACACTCTGCTTGTGGTTAGCACAAGTAATGAGAGGTTTGAGAGGAAGTTACACAAGGCAGATGTACCATCCTGTACTCttaaaagaggagaaaacagatCTCCTTTATCATGAGTACTTGTATGTTGTACTGCCCAAAAATTTTGTTCAAGACATTCATCAGTGCTATTTACCATAAATagaattttccatgaaaaatggcTGAAAATGGGTATTGTTAGGTATTAAAAAGAGGAGTACATTTTGGTTCATATATCTGGCCTTTAAGTATTTATCTAATATATTTCCAGTGGAAGGAAGTCCTGCTCTTGTCCACCTGACACCCCCAAACCCAGCTGTTTGCCAGCTGTAATGCATTTTTTAGTAAGCTCATTTAGTTCActaaaccagaagaaaacaattcatGTTGTTGCCAAGATAGTTCTCTGCTGACTTAGTTTTCTAAAAGTCCTTGTGATTAAGCCCAACCAAGTTAGGACACAGTAGGAGTAGCACCTATTTTGGCTGCAGAAAATCTTTAGATATCATCAGTTCAGTAAGTTCTAGAAACTTCATCCAGAGGTCAGAGAAACTTAAACATTCTTGACTTCAGGTGGCTAGTACTAGTTCAAGTATCAGTGAGGTGAAAATAGCAGGGTTTTAAACTAGTTACTATTTTCTTGATATCTAACTAGCTTGGACCACTAATCTGTAGTCATATATtgggtttgggctttttttggtggtgtggttggggttttttagattatttttattcaaacatGGACAGAgaagtttctttgttttgaggAATATCTTATGAAACATTAAGAAGTTCCTTATCctaaacaggaaataaaactggCATTATTGCCAGAATGAGCATAGAGTTGATACATTGATATAAAGGTTGAAATAGGGGTAAAGCTGACATaaagaaatgcataaaaaagAAGACATGATGAGAATAAATCCTTCTGAGTTTCCAAACTCAAAaacttatctttttttttcttgaacggtgttatttttgctttaaccAGGGCCATGTGGTTTCATATGAGTCTGAAGGGGGGTGGTATTTGAGTAATGTGGTCTTTTTATAGTAACTACATATAAATGCAATGTCATCTAAATATCTATTTGCATATTGTTTTACACTTTGAAATATCCTTTTCATTTGTAGCTATGGAAGTTCTAAATTATGTTGGTAGAGCTGATGGGAAGAGAGGTGCATGGAGGACTGATAAGACAGAAGCCAGGTAGTTGTCTTAGAACAACATTAATTGAAGCATGTATTAGGGCTGTTATGTTGTTACTGTAAGATTATTTCTTCCAGAAACGAAGAAGAAATGTACAAAGTTCTGTTAAGTGATTATGAACAGCGCCAAAAACAGCTTTTACTGGAAAATGCTGAGCTAAAGAAAGTTCTTCAGCAAATGAAGAAAGATATTATTTCACTTCTTCcaccacagaaacaaaaacctaaaGAAAGATCTGAAGATGGGCTGGTAAGTGTTCTTCAGTTAAAATTAAGTCTCCATAGTAGTTTGGTATAGTGCTGAAGTAATTTGATAgttatttaaaaacagtaaaCCTCTTATGAGAGTTGCAGTGGATTGCACACCATGTACTTTTTGTGAAATCCATCCATGTTTGAATATTCTGCTCTCTGTGAACAGGACACAGTGTATTCTTTCCAGCAAGTCAATTAAAAGcttgaaaatattctttgaatgAATTTAAATGTGGTAGCTACTGGTAGGTAATTCTACATTGCAACGCAAAATACTGGATTGTGCGTGCCTAGGGTTTGCTTGTCTGTTTCCagattttaagtatttatttacaCAGGATGTTTTTATTGAACAGTTCACTACCATGGCTATGTAGAAAAGCACTAGAttctctttcatcttctttATAAGATGTGAGGACTCTTCTTGACTTGACTGGATGACTTGCCCCCATACCGGCGCAGCTACTGCTTAAGTCTGACAGTAGAACTCAGCAGTCTGGACCTGTCTAGGTTGAAGATGAGAGTGACTGAGTCTTGCTAGCTGACCCATGGTCTCTGGTGGGGTTCTGGGGGCTGCCTGGTCACCTCAGCATTATTCTGTCAGGGAGCTGAACTTCCTGAGAGTCAAATTTCCCTGGatggaaaaatctttcctttatgtaagagtttttcttctcttcagtaAACTGAATCTatgtacatatttatttaaacaaatacacATATTTGGAGGGGTGAAATGGTTTGCACCTTCTTATTTCTGCTCCTACAGGTGCTGTCAGACCAGGAGGAAGATATTGGAGAATTAAATAAAGAGAATATGTGGGAATTATCTTGTGAAACTGTGCGAGAACAGCTTACCAACAGCATTAGAAAACAGTGGCGAATATTGAAAAATCACGTTGAAAAGCTGGATAACCAAGGTTGGTGTTTAACTGCATTATATGtacatgtaaaatacattttagaaaaagtaaTACAGATGTGACAGTTTGAAATAACTGAATGCAAAATATGTAATTCCCTCTCAAGATCCTTGTCTTGCCACATCCTCTGAGAGTTCTTGTGGCATTCTAAAACAAAGCGACTGATGGTATGGTGCTGGACTCTCCTTATTTCCAGCTGTTAAACAGCATTAAGACagctaaaaatatataaaattcttTCCTAGTATTATTTTCCCATGCAAGTAAATGCAGCCACTACCACAGGGATGTTTGCTGTCAAGGGTAAGATTGAGAAGGTCATGCATGCAATTGCACATAAAAGAGCAGGTGGCCTTTGAGAGTATGTTTACACCCTAGACAGGATTTTAAGAATGCttgtaataatttatttggtgtaactaactgaaaaataagcatcggaaaaaaaatgttagaattATTTGCTCCTCTTCAGAGTCATCTTCTAGGTTTTCTAGTTTAATGGGTTGACCCTAGTTGTAGCCCTTCAGGGTTCTATTAATGTTCAAATACTGGCTTTAGGGGATCAAAACTTGGCTGATTTATAGCCATTGTGATTTAGCTATGCATTAAGCTAAATAAAGCAGAATGGAATTGTATAAAATACAACCATTTCTGTAATTCATTCCCTTACTGGAATAAAAACATGCATCCAATGTCTGTTAGCTCCATTTCTCCTTCACAGGACTTGAAGGAAAAGGCTTTCTTTTTATATCTGTGATAAATATAGCTGTTGTCATATTTTTATGAACACATAAGCCCTTCAAAAATGGGCTCAGAAGAACGGGCTAGCAGCATGCCAGTGGGAAAAAACCACCTTTAGTTGTCttgagttttcttttaaatgactGCTGAATCAAGTGAGGATTTTGTGTAACACTTACTGCAGTGTAGATGGTTGATTTACCTTGAGGAATGGGAAACAGCCACGTTTtcattggttttggtttttttttccccgtgAACTGGATTTGATGGGTAATTACAGGTGTAGCACCAACTCTGGATCTCTTGTCTCTGATAAAACTGCTTTTGAGTACACTGTCTGTCTTTCAGGGTGAAGCAAATATTCTAAAATCTTTTGTTCTTCCAAGGAGTCTCTGATATGAAgtattgggggttttttaacttgtcttaaagatgtttttttttcctccttagtGTCACGTGGACATTCAGGAGTTTTGAATGAAAAAGATGTCATTTCAAGAGAAGACCATGAGCTAGAAACTGGAAAGCTAGAGTTAGAGATTCAACAATGTAAAGAAATGATCAAAACTCAGCAACAGCTTTTACAGGTAGTAGGCtttatttgttcttatttttctcaatttaatccaagtgtattttatttaaagctcCACCCTTCTTGCCTCTGAGCCTTTCTCCATTCCTTGatcatgcttttaaaatggaaCAACTTAGTGGGTTGTCTAAGTCTGCCAGTGGCTTGGTTATAACTTAAGGACTTTTTACCCTggtagaaataattttgtgggGCTAAATGAAGGTGAGGCTTCCTGAACAGGGACATTTTGATTGCTATCTGAAATCTTCCCCCACTATCCACCAATTTGATATctactgcattttttctgtattaaactTCAAccatttttctgataaaattgAACCTATGGAAATACTGTACCTCTTATAAGTTACTCACAATTTAACATTTGTCTTTTGTTGCTTTATATCTCCAGCAACAGCTTACATGTGATGATGATGACACCACTCTGTTACTACAAGACTGCTATTTGTTGGAAGAAAGAGAGCGTCTTCAGGAAGAATGGAGACTATTTcgagaacaaaaaaagaattttgagaAGGAACGAAAAAGTTTTACAGAAGCTGCTATTAGATTAGGACTTGAGGTATTAGGAAAGGGAGCTCTTATGGAAGATGAATTA carries:
- the SSX2IP gene encoding afadin- and alpha-actinin-binding protein isoform X1, coding for MGDWKTITVPVLSPDSKNTLPYTSESKRSPTSMSSQVLRLSLPSSKNMHSFFGAFCTEENIEQSISYIDRELTTLGFPSIYAESRGKELNLISIINCMNGLLVLQHKNLRAQEEVEMQHLKLGSDMDHLQNCYAKLKEQLELSKREVVGLQERDRQLQSKNRNLHQLLKNEKDEVQKLQNIISSRATQYNHDMKRKEREYNKLKERLHQLVMNKKDKKLAMEVLNYVGRADGKRGAWRTDKTEARNEEEMYKVLLSDYEQRQKQLLLENAELKKVLQQMKKDIISLLPPQKQKPKERSEDGLVLSDQEEDIGELNKENMWELSCETVREQLTNSIRKQWRILKNHVEKLDNQVSRGHSGVLNEKDVISREDHELETGKLELEIQQCKEMIKTQQQLLQQQLTCDDDDTTLLLQDCYLLEERERLQEEWRLFREQKKNFEKERKSFTEAAIRLGLERKAFEEDRGAWLKHQFLTMTADCKSENVTTPSAFLRSSDPDICLVKSASRQKTTPSVLSPTVSPEPCQISQYITQNSVASEKPAAHNMPNLCVESDDKEETEECTKSWEDSGVGTLLCRNLLMEQLP
- the SSX2IP gene encoding afadin- and alpha-actinin-binding protein isoform X2; the protein is MGDWKTITVPVLSPDSKNTLPYTSESKRSPTSMSSQVLRLSLPSSKNMHSFFGAFCTEENIEQSISYIDRELTTLGFPSIYAESRGKELNLISIINCMNGLLVLQHKNLRAQEEVEMQHLKLGSDMDHLQNCYAKLKVQKLQNIISSRATQYNHDMKRKEREYNKLKERLHQLVMNKKDKKLAMEVLNYVGRADGKRGAWRTDKTEARNEEEMYKVLLSDYEQRQKQLLLENAELKKVLQQMKKDIISLLPPQKQKPKERSEDGLVLSDQEEDIGELNKENMWELSCETVREQLTNSIRKQWRILKNHVEKLDNQVSRGHSGVLNEKDVISREDHELETGKLELEIQQCKEMIKTQQQLLQQQLTCDDDDTTLLLQDCYLLEERERLQEEWRLFREQKKNFEKERKSFTEAAIRLGLERKAFEEDRGAWLKHQFLTMTADCKSENVTTPSAFLRSSDPDICLVKSASRQKTTPSVLSPTVSPEPCQISQYITQNSVASEKPAAHNMPNLCVESDDKEETEECTKSWEDSGVGTLLCRNLLMEQLP